From the Triticum aestivum cultivar Chinese Spring unplaced genomic scaffold, IWGSC CS RefSeq v2.1 scaffold218652, whole genome shotgun sequence genome, the window ATTGAAATGCGCTATGTTACTCCCGCTATGACCAGCCTAATGAACGAATGAATGACAATAACATTAATTCCCCCTCTGAAGAGCCGTTGGTCAAGTTTGTCCGCCGCGACTGCCGGCGTGCCTCATCTCGCGATGATGGCGGTCATCACCATGGAATGGCGTGCTTCAACTCACGAGAAAAGCAATGGTTTTAGAAAGAATTAATTGCGTGGGTGCGCCTAGCTAGCTTGGCAATATAATAGCGAGCATTGAGAAAACAAGCCGCGACAGGACATAGTACAAAGCTCAAGTTGGTTGATTATATTTCTAGCTAGTACATGCGTAGTTTAATTTAATTAGACACTGGTTATTTTCGTATTATATCCATCATCGCCATATCATTACTATAATCCTTTTACTTAAGAAACTGACCTCTCTGCTTTAATATTGATGCTCTCAATGGGTCGTGTGGTCTTCAAAGAAACAAATTGGTTTCAAATTTACACGTGATAAAAAATTGTTGATATTTTCCTAGCGCATGGCACTTTGTAGACGGACCAGTAATCATTTTCAGGGGAAACAAATTGACTTTATGATTAAACAAGATAGTACAACGGATGGCACAAACTGAAATACTTGAGCTATAGCTGATAAAAATAGAGGTATGTCAACTTCTCTAAAGTATATTTCGAAGATAAAGCTCGCCTCGGGTTCATCATCTATGGATACAAACAGTTACATCATGTCTTTGAAGTTTTCATCAATTCTAGCTCCGCTCTTTGCATCTTCACATTCTTTCCTTACCAACCTCTCATGAAGCAGGCGTCAAGGACAAGGTCACTCAATCTTCTGTTCAACTGTCTATCAAACGTTGTTATTTGATGAGGCCCACCAtttataaaaaagagaaaaaggttTCAGTCCACGAAGCCATTGGTGAAAACTTTGGTGATACAAAACACTCGGAGCAGCCACCGGCAAGATCTTAGTTGAGACAAAATTTTCCAAGTGCAATTCACACAGGCCAGCACTCAAAAGGTTGCTTGCAAATACCAGACGCTGTGTGCACTTCTGTATGAGTGGATCGCAGACTTCCAATGTCGATGTTGCCGACAGCCTATTATGCACATAGAAGAGCAACTTTTCACCATCATGCATCACCGTCAAAGGAATCACCCGTTCAACTAGTGAATCCGTTTCTATCATGTACTCCTTTTCCCAGACGCCTTTGGTGGGATCATTGAGAAGCCATATGAGACACATGTTAGTCGAGCTTCGTTGAACCATGCATAGGGTGTTATTGAGCTTGACCATACAGCTTGTCTTTGTCTTCCTTTGTGGTTTTCCACATGATTTCGTTGGGCCCTTGATCGACACCCTCCACTCCTCACTTTCGAGATCAAAGCGGAGTACAGAGACCTTTTCCACCAGCCCTGACATGGACCCGGAAAGGAAGTGCATGACACCGTTGACAGTGACCGCGGAGCTGTTGCTAGGGCTGTCGGCGGTGACTCGTTCCGAAGGGGACTGCACGTGCCTCCACTTGGCGTGGCCATCTTGTAACGTGAGAACCTTGCAATGTTTGCTGGTGAGCCAGACGACCTTGTACGTGCGAGACGGGGCGGCACAGCCGACGTTGAGATCCCAGAACGACTCCCTGTTCCACCGCGTGGAGATCCTCGTCACAGCCCCGGTGGGAAGATCGATGGCGTTGATGACCGACTCGACGCCAAGATAATCATTGGTGATGCAGACCGTGCCGTCGA encodes:
- the LOC123176460 gene encoding putative F-box protein At1g19160 (The sequence of the model RefSeq protein was modified relative to this genomic sequence to represent the inferred CDS: added 36 bases not found in genome assembly); amino-acid sequence: MASPTMMPEDVVFEILSRVPVKSACRFRCVSSAWDALITGPAFVAAHRARTEPLLLFLAADSSDENTRDLRLMDTDGNVVRVIKRPGVCTYGYRLDGTVCITNDYLGVESVINAIDLPTGAVTRISTRWNRESFWDLNVGCAAPSRTYKVVWLTSKHCKVLTLQDGHAKWRHVQSPSERVTADSPSNSSAVTVNGVMHFLSGSMSGLVEKVSVLRFDLESEEWRVSIKGPTKSCGKPQRKTKTSCMVKLNNTLCMVQRSSTNMCLIWLLNDPTKGVWEKSWEFSLEFSAA